The Arcanobacterium pinnipediorum genome includes a region encoding these proteins:
- the sucC gene encoding ADP-forming succinate--CoA ligase subunit beta has translation MDLYEYQARELFAAHDVPVLPGIVASTPEEAEQAAQKLLQTSDLVVVKAQVKTGGRGKAGGVKLARTVDQAREKAEAILGMDIKGHTVNHVLIAAGSDIAEEYYFSILLDRSRRQYLAMCSKEGGVDIEQLAAERPEALAKVSIDPNEGITEEVAREILTQAGFDPAEHDALVSVLIKLWNTYTEEDATLVEVNPLVKTPHGEIIALDGKVSLDDNARFRHPHHAELVDKRAENPLEARAKSLGLNYVKLDGGQVGIIGNGAGLVMSTLDVVAYAGEEFGVGPANFLDIGGGANAEVMSNGLDVILNDPDVKSVFVNVFGGITACDEVAKGIVAALDILGDAANKPIVVRLDGNKVAEGRQILAQANHRLVRLEKTMDGAAAQAAQLARK, from the coding sequence GTGGATCTCTACGAATACCAAGCCCGAGAGCTCTTCGCTGCGCACGATGTGCCAGTTTTGCCCGGCATAGTGGCGAGCACTCCAGAAGAAGCTGAACAAGCAGCCCAAAAACTCCTTCAAACAAGCGATCTCGTTGTTGTTAAAGCCCAAGTCAAAACCGGTGGGCGTGGCAAAGCCGGTGGCGTGAAACTTGCTCGTACAGTTGATCAAGCACGCGAAAAAGCCGAAGCTATCTTAGGTATGGATATCAAAGGCCACACTGTAAACCATGTGCTTATTGCTGCCGGCTCAGATATAGCTGAAGAATACTACTTTTCCATTCTCCTAGACCGCTCCCGGCGGCAATACCTGGCTATGTGTTCCAAGGAAGGCGGAGTCGATATTGAACAGCTCGCTGCAGAACGCCCCGAAGCACTGGCGAAAGTTTCGATCGATCCCAACGAAGGCATCACCGAAGAGGTCGCGCGTGAGATCCTAACCCAGGCAGGATTCGATCCAGCAGAACACGATGCACTAGTGTCAGTTCTGATTAAACTCTGGAATACCTACACTGAAGAAGATGCCACACTCGTTGAAGTCAATCCGTTAGTCAAAACTCCGCACGGAGAGATCATCGCACTCGATGGCAAAGTCTCCCTAGATGATAACGCTCGCTTCCGCCACCCCCACCACGCTGAACTGGTCGATAAGCGCGCCGAGAACCCACTTGAAGCCCGCGCGAAGTCCCTCGGCTTGAACTACGTCAAACTCGACGGCGGGCAAGTCGGCATCATCGGCAACGGTGCCGGACTCGTCATGTCCACACTCGACGTCGTCGCCTACGCCGGTGAAGAATTCGGCGTCGGCCCAGCAAACTTCCTCGACATTGGCGGTGGCGCAAACGCCGAAGTGATGTCGAACGGTTTGGATGTTATTCTCAACGATCCAGATGTGAAGTCCGTTTTCGTTAATGTTTTCGGCGGAATTACTGCATGCGATGAAGTTGCTAAGGGGATCGTTGCAGCCCTAGATATCCTTGGTGACGCAGCGAATAAACCAATTGTGGTGCGATTGGACGGAAACAAGGTTGCCGAAGGGCGGCAAATCTTAGCCCAAGCCAACCATCGCCTTGTCAGGCTGGAAAAAACAATGGACGGAGCTGCCGCACAAGCTGCCCAGCTCGCTAGAAAGTGA
- the sucD gene encoding succinate--CoA ligase subunit alpha, whose protein sequence is MAIFLNKDSKVIVQGMTGSEGQKHTRRMLGAGTQIVAGTNPRKAGTSIDFDVEPIGIGAAQRTGGTVSVPVYGTVAQAKEATGANVSVIFVPPAFTKAAVVEAVDAGLDLVVVITEGVPVKDSAEFVSYAQEKGVRLIGPNCPGIITPGQSNVGITPPDITGPGKIGLVSKSGTLTYQMMFELADIGFTTCIGIGGDPVIGTTHIDALKAFEADPETELIVMIGEIGGDAEERAAAFIKDHVTKPVVGYVAGFTAPEGKTMGHAGAIVSGSAGTAAAKKDALEAVGVRVGKTPTEAANIAREILHGKQ, encoded by the coding sequence ATGGCAATCTTCCTCAATAAAGACTCCAAAGTTATCGTCCAAGGTATGACCGGATCCGAAGGCCAGAAACACACTCGCCGCATGCTTGGAGCTGGCACCCAGATTGTTGCTGGAACCAACCCGCGCAAAGCCGGTACCAGTATTGACTTCGACGTCGAACCTATTGGTATCGGTGCAGCCCAACGTACCGGTGGAACAGTCTCAGTGCCCGTCTATGGCACAGTGGCGCAAGCAAAAGAAGCAACTGGAGCAAATGTTTCAGTTATTTTCGTCCCGCCTGCTTTTACCAAGGCAGCAGTTGTTGAAGCAGTCGATGCTGGCCTTGACCTCGTCGTTGTTATTACTGAAGGGGTTCCGGTAAAAGACAGCGCTGAATTCGTTAGCTACGCACAGGAAAAAGGCGTGCGCCTAATTGGGCCTAACTGCCCAGGTATTATTACCCCCGGTCAGTCAAACGTTGGTATTACCCCGCCAGATATTACTGGTCCAGGAAAGATCGGGCTAGTATCAAAATCTGGAACATTGACCTATCAAATGATGTTTGAACTGGCCGATATCGGTTTCACCACCTGTATTGGTATCGGCGGCGATCCGGTTATTGGCACCACTCATATTGATGCACTCAAAGCCTTCGAAGCCGATCCCGAAACTGAGCTGATCGTGATGATTGGTGAGATCGGTGGTGATGCTGAAGAGCGCGCCGCAGCCTTCATTAAGGACCACGTTACTAAGCCGGTTGTCGGGTACGTTGCCGGGTTTACTGCGCCGGAAGGAAAGACGATGGGGCATGCGGGGGCAATCGTCTCAGGCTCAGCTGGGACTGCGGCGGCGAAGAAGGATGCGCTCGAAGCGGTTGGCGTACGAGTTGGCAAAACCCCAACCGAGGCAGCCAATATTGCTCGCGAGATTCTTCACGGCAAGCAGTAG
- a CDS encoding DUF3017 domain-containing protein — MTEHRVPSIFFFGILLAWIGVVILLSFTWGVQPAMYTFAGSLIGLALARLILPAGMVPQVRSRWFDVLTLLGLAMVLGYFANWGDTLAVV; from the coding sequence ATGACTGAACATCGCGTCCCCTCGATATTCTTCTTCGGCATCCTTCTTGCCTGGATAGGAGTAGTGATCCTGCTTTCGTTCACATGGGGAGTCCAGCCAGCGATGTACACCTTTGCTGGCAGCCTCATCGGTTTAGCTCTTGCCCGGCTGATCCTACCTGCGGGGATGGTTCCCCAAGTGCGTTCGCGCTGGTTTGATGTTCTTACTCTCCTAGGGCTGGCCATGGTCTTAGGCTACTTTGCTAATTGGGGAGATACGCTAGCTGTGGTCTAA
- a CDS encoding MFS transporter, whose amino-acid sequence MFENQIALRNLRRSNVQGRADRMRKLGKLTQRSRTPIAHADLAPTRLPEGTLLARLRKYFADTRPLQSPHFRRLWIANIITIIGAQLTVVAVPAQIYDLTKSSAMVGLTGIFGLVPLIIFGLWGGTLADHMDRRKLLTYTTSGLILTSLLFWIQAALALDNVWLLLTIFSVQQACFALNQPARTAILPKIVPAEHIPAASALNMTVFAGGAIAGPLIAGALIPLLGYSYLYAIDAVTLLATYYAVYRLPALAVDKPQGSPGLRSVIDGLQYLARHPIILGSFVIDLIAMIFGMPRALFPEIAHINFGGPAQGGYEFAFLFAAMPVGVLLGGLFSGWISRVKKYGQAVIGAVLVWGIAITGLGLASSAAQGASATMLLLACISLAIGGIADMASSAFRQGILLVGADDRVRGRLQGVFIVVVAGGPRLADVFHGLVAQSLGAATTVWAGGLAVIIAALIFAVFSPTFRNYSINS is encoded by the coding sequence GTGTTCGAAAATCAGATAGCGTTGAGGAACTTGCGCAGATCAAATGTGCAAGGCCGTGCAGATCGTATGCGCAAGCTCGGGAAGCTCACACAAAGATCTCGCACGCCGATCGCACACGCAGATCTAGCACCCACACGATTGCCGGAAGGAACACTGTTGGCTCGTCTACGCAAATACTTTGCCGATACTCGCCCGCTGCAAAGTCCACACTTTCGCCGATTGTGGATAGCTAACATCATCACCATTATCGGCGCCCAGCTCACCGTGGTTGCGGTCCCGGCACAGATCTATGATCTGACGAAATCCTCAGCAATGGTTGGCCTGACCGGTATTTTCGGGCTTGTGCCATTGATTATTTTCGGGTTGTGGGGTGGCACTTTAGCTGACCACATGGACCGGCGTAAACTCCTAACCTATACCACAAGCGGCTTGATTTTGACCTCGCTCCTGTTTTGGATTCAGGCAGCTTTAGCGCTGGACAACGTCTGGTTACTGCTCACTATTTTCTCCGTCCAACAAGCTTGTTTCGCACTCAATCAGCCGGCACGAACCGCAATTTTGCCCAAAATCGTTCCAGCAGAACATATTCCAGCTGCCTCCGCACTCAATATGACTGTTTTCGCTGGCGGGGCGATTGCCGGACCGCTTATCGCCGGAGCGCTTATACCGCTACTGGGATACAGCTATTTGTATGCCATCGATGCAGTAACCTTGCTAGCTACCTATTACGCGGTTTACCGGCTTCCGGCGCTTGCAGTCGATAAGCCGCAAGGTTCACCAGGGTTGCGCTCTGTGATCGACGGGCTGCAGTATCTTGCCCGCCACCCCATCATTTTGGGCAGTTTCGTGATCGACCTTATCGCAATGATTTTCGGTATGCCACGCGCGCTCTTTCCTGAGATTGCGCATATCAACTTCGGTGGCCCAGCCCAAGGAGGCTATGAGTTTGCCTTCCTCTTCGCCGCGATGCCGGTAGGGGTACTCCTTGGCGGGCTTTTCTCGGGCTGGATTAGTCGAGTGAAAAAATATGGTCAGGCAGTTATTGGTGCGGTGCTTGTGTGGGGGATTGCCATCACTGGACTCGGGCTGGCTAGCAGCGCGGCGCAGGGGGCCTCGGCTACGATGCTTCTTCTGGCTTGTATCTCCTTGGCGATCGGCGGAATAGCGGACATGGCTTCGTCGGCTTTCCGTCAAGGAATTTTGCTCGTTGGCGCTGATGACCGGGTGCGTGGGCGGCTACAAGGTGTATTCATCGTCGTCGTTGCTGGTGGGCCACGCCTAGCCGACGTCTTCCACGGACTCGTTGCCCAGTCACTGGGGGCGGCGACGACGGTGTGGGCTGGCGGTCTAGCCGTCATCATCGCAGCACTGATCTTTGCCGTCTTTTCACCTACGTTCCGCAACTACAGCATAAATTCGTAA
- a CDS encoding 6-phosphofructokinase: MLDMSKPLSETERAERPKIGVLTSGGDAQGMNAVVRAVVRTALHAGAIPFALHEGWKGAIEGGDLIQELSWSSVSNILSKGGTAIGTARSAEFRERSGLKKVVHNLVERGIDRLIAVGGDGTLTGADELREMWPELLEELVAEGSVSPEAGERHKHLRIAGVVGSIDNDLVGTDMTIGTDSALHRIIEAIDAIAATAASHQRTFIIEVMGRACGYLALMSAIAGGCDYVFIPELPPEDGWEEEMTNKLRTGRERGRRDSLIILAEGALDRAGNPITATQVADVIRQRLGEDARITSLGHVQRGGQPTAYDRWMPTLLGYTAALDMVNAGPETQPTIIGTQRNRIVRMPMMEAVANTRKVKAYLKEGNWEAAIDSRGAGFREMINIFEAISSPAAKTHSEQSGAARVGIIHAGGLAPGMNPAARAAVKLGIDRGYTMVGIEGGFPGLLEGKTRVLEWGDVEGWAEDGGAELGTRRTIPSVDQYYALSRAIENAELDALIVIGGFKGYKMAFDMIQSKDRYPGFNIPIVCVPASIDNNLPGSEHSIGADTALNTNVEILDKIRTSASASQRCFVAETMGRKTGYLALFSALSSGAEQVYLAETGITLPQLAQDTQRMVNAFKQGRHLYLVVRNEDASSYYTTDFLSRIFEEEGHNLFDVRTSVIGHAQQGGNPSPFDRTMAARIVNTAINILDGELRAQTKTARSFHVGMVNGVLEAMPLTHIDDMMDMDARTQIDPWWLPLKHVVYVVSDPTYSGPLEDLAIVS; encoded by the coding sequence ATGTTGGACATGTCTAAGCCACTGAGTGAAACTGAGCGTGCCGAACGACCAAAAATTGGCGTCCTCACCTCTGGCGGTGACGCTCAAGGCATGAACGCCGTCGTTCGCGCCGTCGTTCGAACTGCCCTCCACGCGGGAGCAATTCCGTTTGCCCTCCACGAAGGCTGGAAGGGAGCAATCGAAGGTGGCGACCTGATCCAAGAACTGTCGTGGTCCTCGGTATCTAATATTTTATCCAAAGGCGGCACCGCGATCGGAACCGCGCGCTCGGCAGAGTTCCGGGAACGCTCCGGGCTAAAAAAGGTCGTGCACAACCTCGTCGAGCGCGGGATCGACCGTCTCATCGCCGTCGGCGGAGATGGAACCTTGACCGGTGCAGACGAACTGCGGGAAATGTGGCCAGAGTTGCTTGAAGAACTCGTCGCCGAAGGAAGCGTTAGTCCCGAAGCTGGCGAACGCCATAAGCATCTGCGTATCGCCGGCGTCGTCGGATCAATCGATAACGACCTCGTGGGAACCGATATGACCATCGGAACTGATTCAGCCCTCCATCGCATTATCGAAGCTATCGACGCTATCGCAGCAACCGCAGCCTCACATCAACGCACATTCATTATTGAAGTCATGGGCCGAGCATGTGGCTATTTAGCCCTCATGTCTGCTATTGCTGGCGGCTGTGACTATGTGTTTATTCCTGAGCTTCCGCCAGAAGATGGCTGGGAAGAAGAAATGACGAATAAGCTGCGTACCGGCCGCGAGCGCGGCAGACGCGATTCGCTGATTATTCTCGCCGAAGGAGCCTTAGATCGAGCAGGAAATCCAATCACAGCAACTCAAGTAGCGGATGTTATTCGCCAACGTTTGGGTGAAGATGCACGCATTACCTCTCTCGGTCACGTCCAACGCGGCGGCCAACCAACCGCATACGATCGCTGGATGCCAACGCTCTTGGGCTACACCGCAGCACTGGATATGGTCAATGCCGGACCTGAAACCCAACCCACAATTATTGGTACCCAACGCAACCGGATTGTACGTATGCCGATGATGGAAGCGGTGGCCAATACTCGAAAAGTCAAGGCTTACTTGAAAGAGGGGAACTGGGAGGCCGCCATTGATTCACGCGGTGCTGGTTTCCGCGAAATGATCAATATTTTCGAAGCCATTTCTTCTCCTGCAGCAAAGACTCATTCTGAGCAGTCTGGGGCTGCACGAGTTGGCATTATTCATGCCGGTGGGTTGGCTCCCGGGATGAATCCGGCGGCGCGCGCGGCAGTAAAGCTCGGTATTGATCGTGGCTATACTATGGTCGGCATTGAAGGTGGCTTCCCGGGCTTACTTGAAGGTAAAACCCGAGTTTTAGAGTGGGGCGATGTGGAAGGCTGGGCAGAAGACGGCGGTGCCGAACTTGGTACTCGGCGCACAATCCCTTCCGTCGACCAATACTATGCGCTGTCTCGTGCTATCGAAAATGCGGAGCTGGATGCACTGATCGTCATTGGTGGCTTCAAGGGCTATAAGATGGCATTCGATATGATCCAGTCTAAGGATCGTTACCCGGGCTTCAATATTCCTATCGTGTGCGTCCCGGCGTCGATTGATAACAATTTGCCTGGCTCAGAACATTCGATTGGCGCAGATACTGCGTTGAATACAAATGTGGAAATACTCGATAAGATTCGCACCTCGGCTTCTGCCTCGCAGCGTTGTTTCGTTGCTGAAACGATGGGTCGAAAGACTGGCTATCTGGCGCTATTTTCCGCCCTATCTTCTGGCGCCGAGCAAGTGTATCTAGCCGAAACTGGTATCACATTGCCACAGCTTGCTCAAGATACCCAGCGCATGGTCAATGCTTTTAAACAAGGTCGGCACTTGTATCTGGTGGTTCGCAACGAGGATGCTTCATCGTATTACACAACCGATTTCTTAAGCCGTATCTTTGAAGAAGAAGGGCACAACCTGTTCGATGTGCGCACCTCGGTTATCGGACATGCGCAACAAGGCGGTAATCCTTCTCCGTTCGATCGTACGATGGCGGCACGTATCGTCAATACGGCAATCAACATTCTCGACGGCGAACTGCGTGCACAAACAAAAACGGCTCGCTCCTTCCATGTTGGCATGGTCAATGGCGTGCTTGAAGCAATGCCACTTACTCATATCGATGACATGATGGATATGGATGCACGCACTCAGATTGATCCGTGGTGGTTGCCGCTAAAGCATGTGGTTTATGTTGTTTCAGATCCAACGTATTCTGGACCGCTAGAAGATCTCGCAATCGTTTCATAA
- a CDS encoding acyltransferase family protein: MKDPSYSLRSPHTARDGGSIGQRPRTSTTARRRRAWPHSQMNGARPTSFSDQGGYIAGLDGLRAIAVLAVIAYHLWPQVFRGGFLGVDIFFVLSGFLITTLLLREDREHNFINLAQFWVRRARRLVPALLVLIITVVPAAWAINSDLIVGIGRQILGALTFSTNWLEIAHGTSYFDTTAPMLFKNFWSLAIEEQFYLLWPLIMLVVVALLDSLRIRIALSLSMMFASAILMLVLYSGDNTTRLYYGTDTHIFGLCAGITLAFFWASDRPRIFATQHWRSFHALYGWSAAVTLGIFILIMPDNGPWAYMGGMLVASIATVFVIADMLFPHSVIAQLGELSLLRWVGSRSYGLYLWHWPVLVLAAALYPVAVGSWAQSLRSLIAIVLTAIIVEFSYRFIETPVRRYGYRNCLYAIRSNIPKHAVITTSVALASVLSIATAAAVIFAPDKTSTQELIEASQSDSAKLSISGNDQGKQSESGTQKSDDSSDLPRKNRPTTLSAKLDTTIPNTYEVTVIGDSMVSASRTGLVHAMPGVNAFGEPSTQWVHAKDMIAQAETEGKLGRVVVLDFGTNGGVDDADLIRDAIEQLGVERMIFIANIYSPSTFVERSNQLITQVVNEYPNVELIDWYALAAQQPHLLQVDSTHTSIEGANAYGQLVKDTITASAKKFSAQRNLEPGTGWETEPPAQDSAPDKDGTGTADEQSPSGTQTRTGGDTSTNDANDANDTDGSGSN; this comes from the coding sequence ATGAAAGATCCGTCTTATTCACTGCGTTCCCCGCACACTGCACGTGATGGGGGTAGTATAGGTCAGCGCCCGCGCACATCTACCACCGCGCGGCGTCGGCGGGCGTGGCCCCATAGCCAGATGAACGGAGCACGTCCAACCTCATTTTCTGACCAGGGCGGATATATAGCTGGATTAGATGGGCTTCGAGCAATTGCGGTGCTAGCAGTTATTGCATATCACCTCTGGCCGCAGGTATTTCGCGGTGGCTTCCTTGGCGTCGATATTTTCTTCGTTCTCTCCGGATTCCTCATCACCACACTCTTGCTACGTGAAGACCGAGAACATAACTTCATCAACCTTGCACAGTTTTGGGTACGCCGTGCTCGGCGCCTCGTCCCGGCATTACTTGTGCTGATCATTACCGTTGTCCCAGCAGCGTGGGCAATCAATTCAGATCTTATCGTTGGGATCGGCCGTCAGATTCTCGGTGCCCTGACGTTTTCAACAAACTGGCTCGAAATCGCTCACGGAACGAGCTATTTCGATACCACTGCGCCCATGCTCTTCAAAAACTTTTGGTCTCTAGCCATCGAAGAACAATTCTATCTACTCTGGCCACTCATCATGCTCGTCGTTGTAGCACTCCTTGACTCGCTACGCATTCGAATAGCTTTGTCGCTATCGATGATGTTTGCCTCCGCCATTTTGATGCTCGTGCTCTATTCCGGCGATAACACGACGCGGTTGTACTACGGTACAGATACCCACATCTTCGGATTATGTGCCGGGATCACACTCGCATTTTTCTGGGCCAGTGATCGGCCGCGAATTTTTGCCACCCAGCATTGGCGTTCCTTCCACGCACTCTACGGGTGGAGCGCGGCCGTCACGCTCGGGATTTTCATCCTCATCATGCCTGACAATGGCCCGTGGGCATACATGGGTGGCATGCTGGTAGCCTCAATCGCAACGGTGTTTGTTATCGCCGATATGCTTTTCCCGCATTCGGTTATCGCTCAACTCGGCGAACTATCGCTACTTCGGTGGGTTGGTTCGCGCTCCTATGGTCTATATCTGTGGCATTGGCCCGTCTTAGTGCTAGCTGCTGCGCTATATCCAGTGGCCGTAGGAAGCTGGGCACAAAGTCTGCGCTCCCTTATAGCTATAGTATTAACAGCCATTATCGTAGAGTTTTCCTATCGCTTCATCGAAACTCCGGTGCGACGATACGGCTATCGAAACTGTTTGTATGCGATCCGATCCAATATCCCGAAACATGCAGTCATCACAACTTCGGTCGCTTTAGCGAGCGTTTTAAGCATCGCAACGGCGGCGGCCGTGATTTTCGCGCCCGATAAAACCAGCACCCAAGAACTGATTGAAGCTAGCCAAAGCGATTCGGCGAAACTTTCAATCTCTGGAAACGACCAAGGAAAGCAGTCGGAGTCGGGCACGCAAAAGAGCGATGATTCCTCTGATTTACCGCGCAAAAACCGGCCCACAACCTTGTCTGCGAAACTCGACACCACGATTCCCAATACCTATGAAGTAACAGTGATCGGTGATTCGATGGTTTCTGCCTCGCGCACCGGATTGGTGCATGCGATGCCGGGCGTCAACGCTTTCGGAGAGCCTTCCACCCAATGGGTTCACGCCAAGGACATGATCGCGCAAGCCGAAACCGAAGGAAAACTCGGCCGAGTGGTTGTGCTCGATTTCGGTACGAACGGGGGTGTAGATGATGCTGATCTTATCCGTGACGCCATCGAGCAGCTCGGTGTGGAGCGAATGATTTTTATTGCCAACATCTACTCTCCATCGACGTTCGTAGAGCGCAGTAACCAATTAATCACCCAAGTCGTCAACGAATACCCTAACGTAGAACTCATTGACTGGTATGCCCTCGCTGCGCAACAGCCACACTTGTTGCAAGTCGATTCCACTCATACGTCGATCGAAGGCGCCAACGCATACGGCCAACTTGTTAAAGATACCATCACGGCAAGCGCTAAAAAGTTCTCTGCCCAACGCAACCTTGAGCCTGGAACCGGGTGGGAAACTGAGCCACCAGCACAAGACAGCGCGCCAGATAAGGATGGCACTGGCACCGCCGATGAGCAATCACCGTCGGGCACCCAGACGCGCACTGGTGGCGATACTTCGACGAACGATGCGAACGATGCGAACGATACGGACGGCTCAGGAAGTAACTAG
- a CDS encoding cell division protein PerM, translated as MNTHIDLSRYWYIFRGGIAAPFFAWFGLFLLVMVFYTLNASAQMLGDIVWQDAAFFATGWWTSVFGGSVTIGETPVTLMPTLLTTLVVYASYQTWRSREISTWLEALAGALSWPAVVIVLGLVGRAPGDWWFAIIGSVLLAGLTAVWSGREKLLFTVPLWRYLAAAAPYIRWFGIGMIVLAGTTTIAMLLTHFSTIADVHSYYRTGVMGSIGLVILQLLYLPSLAVWFYSWLIGSGFAIGAGTNFSTLGVDAGPLPAIPVFGALPQPGTSMIWLFVAVIVVSLLFGVVLGRYVFRTEIALRDHMIRSASALAVCALGVSIISFIASGALGPGRMATTGPVPALTAGFTIVVIGIPVITGLFLIHPVVVRRMRVALGRDLVPSAENKEASTHPADQLNDVLPSHETSRASADGTPGAPDPTPGAPDPTPGAPDSASDMPDPAPTQLSTKEAHND; from the coding sequence ATGAATACGCACATTGATCTTTCGAGATACTGGTACATCTTCCGCGGAGGAATTGCCGCACCATTTTTCGCATGGTTCGGGCTCTTTCTCCTCGTCATGGTGTTTTATACGCTAAACGCCTCGGCACAAATGCTCGGAGATATCGTTTGGCAAGACGCAGCCTTCTTCGCTACCGGCTGGTGGACGAGCGTGTTTGGCGGTTCAGTCACCATCGGCGAAACTCCGGTGACGCTCATGCCAACTTTGCTCACTACTCTCGTCGTCTACGCCTCATATCAAACATGGCGTAGCCGAGAGATCTCGACCTGGCTTGAGGCTCTTGCTGGCGCGCTGAGCTGGCCGGCAGTCGTGATCGTTCTTGGACTAGTTGGCCGCGCGCCCGGAGACTGGTGGTTCGCCATTATCGGTTCGGTTTTGTTGGCGGGCTTGACTGCCGTGTGGAGTGGGCGCGAGAAGTTGCTTTTCACTGTGCCGTTGTGGCGATACCTCGCTGCGGCTGCGCCATATATTCGGTGGTTTGGTATAGGAATGATCGTTCTCGCTGGTACGACGACGATCGCCATGCTCCTTACCCATTTTTCCACAATCGCTGACGTCCACAGCTATTATCGAACCGGAGTGATGGGCAGTATCGGGCTAGTGATACTCCAATTACTCTACCTGCCCTCACTTGCGGTCTGGTTTTATTCCTGGCTCATCGGTTCTGGCTTCGCTATTGGTGCGGGCACGAATTTTTCTACACTCGGGGTTGACGCCGGCCCGTTGCCCGCTATCCCGGTTTTCGGGGCACTACCGCAGCCAGGTACGTCGATGATCTGGCTATTCGTGGCAGTGATAGTAGTTTCGCTTCTCTTTGGCGTTGTGCTGGGACGATATGTTTTCCGTACCGAGATTGCGCTCCGTGACCACATGATTCGTAGCGCGAGTGCGCTGGCCGTATGTGCTCTGGGCGTCTCAATCATCTCCTTTATCGCCTCCGGTGCTCTTGGCCCAGGACGAATGGCAACCACCGGCCCGGTGCCGGCACTGACTGCTGGATTCACCATCGTGGTTATCGGGATCCCAGTGATAACAGGTTTATTCCTGATCCATCCAGTGGTTGTGCGTCGCATGCGCGTTGCGCTGGGCCGTGACCTCGTTCCATCAGCGGAAAACAAAGAGGCTAGCACCCACCCAGCAGATCAACTCAACGATGTTTTGCCATCACATGAAACTAGCCGTGCATCTGCAGATGGCACTCCTGGCGCGCCCGATCCTACTCCTGGCGCGCCCGATCCTACTCCTGGCGCGCCCGATTCTGCTTCTGACATGCCCGATCCTGCTCCCACCCAGTTAAGTACGAAAGAGGCACATAATGACTGA